AAAATGGAGGCCCGAGTCATCCTATAGTAGGATTGCGAATTCCATAGTCTTTACGCGTACGCCTTGTAAGACAAAGAAAGGCGACACGAAGGCATTTCATGCCCTTATCCTGTCCGGACTCTCGCTCAAAACCGGATATCGCCCGCTCTCATCTTGACGACGACCTGTCGCGCGATCATCGCCCGCCCGGAAATAGGCCACGAAAACACCTTGGCAATGGGTCGATCTATGCGCGCCCGCTCCGTAATATCAGGATGAAGGCGATGCCTCCGGCAAGTCCGGTGACCACGCCGATCGGCATGTCCTCCGGAGCCATCACCAGGCGCGCGACGACATCAGCCCAGATCAACGTCAGTGCGCCGAAAGCGGCGCTCAGCGGCACCACGCGCACATTGTCGCCGCCCACGATTAGCCGCACGAAATGCGGCACCATCAACCCGACGAAACCGATTGCGCCTGAAAAGGCGACCATCACGCCGGTCAGCAGCGCCGTGATAACGAAGAATAGCAAGCGAAACTGTGCAACGGCAATGCCAAGCGTGACGGCCGTTTCATCGCCCATCGCAAGTGCATTGAGCTCCCTCGTCTTCGGGAGAAGCAAGGCGAGGCAGAGCAGCAGGATGCCGGCGGGATAGATAAGATGCTGCCATTGTGCCAGTCCTAACCCGCCCAGCATCCAGAAGACAACCGTGTTGGCAGCTCTGGGATCGCCCAGAAAAATCAGGAGGTTGCCAAGCGCCGTGAACACGAAGGCAACCGCCACGCCCGACAGAACGAGCCGATCGGCCGATTGCGAGCGCGTCAGCCGCGTCGTCAGCCCGACGGCTGCGGTTGCGAGCAAGGCGCCGGCAAAAGCGAACAACGGCACCGTCAACAGGCCGAGGATCAGCCCGGTGTGCAACAGCGCCAGAATGGCGCCGAATGCTGCCCCGGAGGAGACGCCGAGGAGATGCGGGTCCGCCAATGGATTTCGCGTCAGCGCCTGCAGGACGGCGCCGGTGATGGCAAGCCCCGCCCCGACGAGCGCCGCCAGAACGACACGCGGGAAACGGACGTCCCAGACAATGCTTTCCTGCCCGCTGGACCAGGTGACCGGAAAGGCACCAACGTGCAGTCTGTTGCCGATGATCGACCAGACGGTGGAGAACGGAATGGATGCCGAACCGAGCGACACACCGGCGGTGATCGACAGAATGAAGCCTATGGCGAGCATGGAGATGAGAATGGAGAGATTGAGGCGCATGCTTGAATCTTGAGGAAGAGATCCGCCCCATGATCGACTGGACGGATCGGCATTGTAGACGATTACATGGCGCTCGGATGAAAGGCTTTGGCCAGCGTGGCGATGGCCTCGATGTTGCGCGGCCCCGGTGTCGCCTCCACATAAGGCAGCACGACGAAGCGGTCATTCCTCACGGCATCGATATTCTTGAAGGCCGGATTGCCCTTGAGAAAGGCGATCTTCTGGGCGGCGGTCACCTGGCCGTAATCGACGATGACGATCACTTCCGGGTTCTTCTCGATGACCGGCTCCCAGGACACTTCAGTCCAGCTCTTCTCGACGTCGTCCATCACATTGACGCCGCCGGCAGCCTCGATCAAGGCAGTCGGAATGCCGAAACGCCCCGATGTGAACGGCTTTTCCTCACCGGAGTCATAGACGAAAACGCTGGTCGGCTTGTCGACATGACCGATCCTCGCCTGGATCTCGGCAAGCTGCTTGCGATAGCCGGCGACGAGCACTTCCGCCCTGTCCTCGACGCGGAAGATCCTGCCGAGATTGAGGAGATCCACGAACACGTCTTCCATGGTCGGCTTGTTCTTCTGCATGACGAAGATGCAGGATTCGGTCAGCTCATAAACCTTGATGCCGAAGGCTGCGAGCGTTTCCGGAGTTACCTCGCCGCCGACCTTCATGCCGTAGTTCCAGCCGGCAAAGAAGAAATCCGCATTGGCGCCGAGCAGCACCTCCTTGCTCGGATATTTCGGCGACAGCTCCGGCAGTTCCTTCACGCCGTCACGCAGCTTCTCATCCAGCGTCTTCCAGCCGGAAATGCCGGTATAGCCGACCATGCGGTCCTGCAGCTTCAGCGCCAGCATCATCTCGGTCAGGTTGACATCGTTGGAAACGGCCCGCTCCGGCGCTTTGTCGAA
The Rhizobium sp. 11515TR DNA segment above includes these coding regions:
- a CDS encoding FecCD family ABC transporter permease; amino-acid sequence: MRLNLSILISMLAIGFILSITAGVSLGSASIPFSTVWSIIGNRLHVGAFPVTWSSGQESIVWDVRFPRVVLAALVGAGLAITGAVLQALTRNPLADPHLLGVSSGAAFGAILALLHTGLILGLLTVPLFAFAGALLATAAVGLTTRLTRSQSADRLVLSGVAVAFVFTALGNLLIFLGDPRAANTVVFWMLGGLGLAQWQHLIYPAGILLLCLALLLPKTRELNALAMGDETAVTLGIAVAQFRLLFFVITALLTGVMVAFSGAIGFVGLMVPHFVRLIVGGDNVRVVPLSAAFGALTLIWADVVARLVMAPEDMPIGVVTGLAGGIAFILILRSGRA
- a CDS encoding ABC transporter substrate-binding protein; this encodes MFSRISLSAAALLIGSLFAGTTFAEPVTVRSCNRDVTFDKAPERAVSNDVNLTEMMLALKLQDRMVGYTGISGWKTLDEKLRDGVKELPELSPKYPSKEVLLGANADFFFAGWNYGMKVGGEVTPETLAAFGIKVYELTESCIFVMQKNKPTMEDVFVDLLNLGRIFRVEDRAEVLVAGYRKQLAEIQARIGHVDKPTSVFVYDSGEEKPFTSGRFGIPTALIEAAGGVNVMDDVEKSWTEVSWEPVIEKNPEVIVIVDYGQVTAAQKIAFLKGNPAFKNIDAVRNDRFVVLPYVEATPGPRNIEAIATLAKAFHPSAM